One Excalfactoria chinensis isolate bCotChi1 chromosome 19, bCotChi1.hap2, whole genome shotgun sequence genomic window carries:
- the AKAP1 gene encoding A-kinase anchor protein 1, mitochondrial, translating to MALRFRTFFPYAIPGVLALLGCWWIYSHRKKHPSNHKRRAIAIVEEKQKELPENDSPPKTEACVPQRLPLSPEEERPENETSTSLLPAGLMTPSLTRQTRERLDFSRDLSAPAIRTTQPSTIEDDSEKLEIKDESSVPACVSLPLISKSAKCCSGAAVSPEEDSGSSANQAKCPSASVVLTQGPFGIAEEISNAEQSDESSFKPPKESQMPEIALSDTGCVTALHLGLEKEADTPQALLTNEVVLSHQDSAVRMLSDSLQSACLEQCREEKISESNDSTVPVCHGEDTHAKGNELERETIRGVSLDKEEVEKIEQVAIQIISKVILAATEEVLSGSVSDVSSRICQAAASRVERPQERANAVSSDELLVAEAGGGDNNTALKSDAAVPMSLPTEECDQCVTYSSCSALGHLSSLVQRDAQDHQEKNCVHSESQGGDRTLVASHGESLGKSHLIVEDSGCSTCASEGGTSVEDLLQNTMLSVASGQHSDLLSTSAAQDTSAEQSSEPGEKPTMKLPENSKVPYSNGMLKEDGSDSRHEGNWVAETDGDHSGGSDVNSMDSVDSGCALGKTETHQNSKPGGESSKSDLTIWEIEVPKHLVGRLIGKQGRYVSFLKQTSGAKIYISTLPYSHDFQICHIEGSQHHVEKALSLIGKKFKELSLTNIYAPPPPSLALHSLPITSWLMLPDGVTVEVVVANQVNAGHMFLQQHTHPTFHVLRSLDQQMYVCYSQPGIPTLPTPVEVGIICAAPGLDGAWWRAQVVGYFKDSGEVEIRYVDYGGYERVKIDTLRQIRSDFVTLPFQGAEVLLDNVVPLPDEDHFSSEADAAVSEMTRGAALLAQVTNYDSATGLPLIQLWSMMGDEVVSINRTLVERGFAQWVDNY from the exons ATGGCTTTACGCTTTCGCACTTTCTTCCCATACGCCATACCTGGAGTGCTGGCACTTCTTGGCTGCTGGTGGATCTATTCCCATAGAAAAAAGCATCCAAGCAATCACAAGAGACGAGCAATAGCCATtgtggaagagaagcagaaagaactgCCAGAGAATGACTCACCACCCAAAACAGAAGCATGTGTTCCTCAAAGACTGCCTCTCTCCCCAGAAGAGGAACGCCCAGAGAATGAAACCTCGACCTCCCTGCTGCCGGCAGGGCTGATGACACCCTCTCTTACGCGTCAGACTCGCGAGAGGTTAGATTTCTCACGGGACCTTTCAGCCCCAGCAATAAGGACAACTCAGCCCAGCACCATTGAGGACGACAGTGAAaaactagaaattaaagatgaaagCAGCGTCCCTGCTTGTGTTTCTCTCCCTCTGATCTCAAAGAGCGCTAAGTGTTGCAGCGGTGCTGCAGTCAGCCCTGAAGAGGATTCAGGCTCTAGTGCAAACCAAGCTAAGTGCCCATCAGCATCGGTGGTGCTGACACAGGGGCCTTTTGGAATCGCGGAGGAGatcagcaatgcagagcagtcAGATGAGTCTTCATTTAAGCCCCCTAAGGAAAGCCAGATGCCAGAAATTGCGCTGTCGGATACTGGCTGTGTGACAGCCCTTCACTTGGGATTGGAGAAGGAAGCCGATACCCCACAAGCCCTTCTCACTAATGAAGTTGTATTGAGTCACCAGGATTCTGCAGTGAGGATGTTATCAGACAGTTTGCAGTCTGCCTGTTTGGAGCAATGTAGGGAAGAAAAGATATCCGAGTCAAATGACAGTACTGTACCTGTGTGTCATGGGGAGGACACACATGCAAAAGGAAATGAGCTGGAGAGAGAGACGATCAGAGGAGTGAGTTTGGACAAAGAAGAAGTTGAGAAAATCGAGCAAGTAGCAATACAAATAATTTCCAAGGTCATTTTGGCAGCAACTGAGGAAGTGCTGTCTGGTTCTGTAAGCGATGTGTCCAGTCGCAtctgccaggctgcagccagccGAGTTGAGAGACCTCAGGAGAGAGCAAACGCTGTTTCTTCTGATGAGCTGCTTGTGGCAGAAGCTGGAGGAGGGGATAACAACACAGCACTTAAGAGTGATGCTGCAGTACCAATGTCCCTGCCAACAGAGGAATGCGATCAGTGCGTGACATATTCCAGCTGTTCAGCACTTGGCCATTTATCCAGCCTGGTTCAGAGAGATGCACAAGACCATCAGGAAAAGAACTGTGTGCACAGTGAGTCCCAAGGAGGTGACAGAACTCTTGTGGCAAGCCACGGAGAGTCACTGGGAAAGTCACACTTGATTGTGGAGGACTCTGGATGCAGCACATGTGCATCTGAAGGTGGGACAAGTGTGGAGGACCTGTTGCAGAACACAATGCTGTCTGTTGCATCAGGCCAGCATTCGGACTTATTGAGCACATCTGCAGCCCAAGACacttctgctgagcagagctcagaaccAGGTGAAAAACCTACCATGAAGCTACCTGAAAACAGCAAAGTGCCATACAGTAATGGGATGCTGAAAGAAGACGGTTCGGATTCGCGCCATGAGGGTAACTGGGTGGCAGAGACGGATGGAGATCACTCGGGGG GTTCGGATGTGAACAGCATGGATTCTGTGGACAGTGGCTGTGCCCTGGGGAAGACAGAGACCCACCAGAACTCTAAGCCAGGAGGAGAATCCAGCAAGTCCGACCTCACTATCTGGGAAATCGAGGTTCCAAAG CATTTAGTTGGCCGATTGATTGGCAAACAAGGGAGGTATGTGAGCTTCCTGAAGCAAACGTCTGGTGCCAAAATTTATATCTCAACACTACCTTATTCCCACGACTTCCAAATCTGTCACATTGAAG GTTCCCAGCATCATGTGGAAAAAGCACTGAGCCTTATTGGCAAGAAGTTCAAAGAGCTGAGTCTCACCAACATCTACGCTCCACCTCCACCATCGCTGGCGCTTCATTCCCTCCCTATAACTTCCTGG TTGATGCTCCCAGATGGAGTCACTGTAGAAGTGGTTGTGGCTAACCAAGTCAATGCTGGACACATGTTTCTACAGCAGCATACGCACCCCACCTTCCATGTCTTGCGTAGCCTGGACCAGCAGATGTATGTCTGCTATTCTCAACCTGGAATTCCAACCCTGCCAACACCTGTGGAAG TTGGTAtcatctgtgctgctccaggccTGGATGGGGCATGGTGGCGGGCACAAGTTGTTGGCTACTTCAAAGACAGTGGTGAAGTGGAGATCAGATATGTTGACTACGGAGGTTATGAGAGAGTAAAGATTGACACACTCAGACAAATCAG GTCTGATTTTGTAACACTACCTTTCCAAGGAGCAGAAGTTTTACTAGACAATGTGGTGCCACTTCCAG atgAGGATCACTTTTCATCAGAAGCTGATGCTGCTGTTAGTGAGATGACCAgaggggcagcactgctggcacag gtCACGAATTATGACAGTGCAACAGGTCTGCCACTGATACAGTTGTGGAGTATGATGGGAGATGAG GTGGTGTCAATAAACAGAACTCTCGTGGAAAGAGGATTTGCTCAGTGGGTTGACAACTACTAG